The DNA sequence GGCGCCGGCCTCGGCCGGCGCGCAGTCAGCGGGTCTCGCGGTGCAGGGTGTGCTTCCCGTCCCGGGGCAGAACTTCTTCATCTCGATGCGGTCCGGGTCGTTGCGGCGGTTCTTACGCGTGATGTAGTTGCGCTCCTTGCACTCCACACACGCCAAAGTGATCTTTGGACGGACGTCGGTCGCCTTGGCCACGGCGGGGTGCCTTCCTCGCTAACGGAACAACTACGACGAGCCAGCGTAGACCTTGCCTACCTGGACACGCAAAGCGGGTGCCCGTGGCACCCGCAGATCCGGTTACCGGAGTCGCCCGGCACCGAAAGTAGCGGTGGCCGGACTTGAACCGGCGACACAACGATTATGAGCCGTTTGCTCTACCAACTGAGCTACACCGCTGTGGGCGGGTTCCAACAAGAACCCTCTGAGCCCCCTTACGGAATCGAACCGTAGACCTTCTCCTTACCATGGAGACGCTCTGCCGACTGAGCTAAGGGGGCGCACGCTAACTCCTCGAAAGGCGCGCAGGAGAAGAATACACGGCCCCCGGCGGGAGGAGAAATCAGATCCCCCGCTCCCCCGCCGACTCACCCGCCGGCGGAAGAAACCGCAGGTCAGGGCACTGCGCGCAGGCGGCGTACGTCGCTGGCGAGCGACAGGTCCGACTCGGACTGCGCCCCAAACCACGCCTCCAGCCGCTCGTACGGCAGCGGCCGGCTGAAGAGGAATCCCTGTCCGATCTGGCAGCCGATGTCCTGTAGCAGCTCCAGGGTCAGCTCGCTCTCCACCCCTTCGGCCACCACGGTCAGCCCGAACTGCTGGGACAGCGTCACCACCGCGTTGACGATCGCGAGGTCGCCGGGGTCGGTCGCCATGCCCTGTACGAACGAACGGTCGACCTTGACCTCGTGGACCGGCAGTCGGCGCAGGTAGGACAGCGACGAGTAGCCGGTACCGAAATCGTCGACGGAGAGCCGCACCCCGATGTCGCGCAACCGGCGCAGGGTGGGCATGGGCCGGTCCGTGCCGTCGAGCACACCGGCTTCCTTGATCTCGAAGGTCAACAGTTCCGGCGCCACCTTGAACTCGGCCAGCAACTCCTGGACCCGGGCCGGGAAGTACGGGTCGGTCAACGTACGTGCCGACAGGTTCACGGCGACCGCCAACGGGTGATCCGGATCACTCCATTCGCGGGACCGGCGCAACCCCTCGCGGAGCACCGACTCGGTCAGCCGGCCCAACTGGCCGGTGTGTTCGGCGACCGCCACGAAGTCCTCGGGCGAAACCGCGCCGTGCGCCGGATGCTCCCAACGGGCCAGACACTCCACGCCCACCAGGCGCCGGTCGTCGAGCGTCACCTTGGGCTGGAAGTAGACCTTCAACTCGTCGTTGTCGAGCGCGCGGCTCAGGTCGCCGGCGAGCCCGAGGCGGCGTACGGACCGGGACTCCAGCCCGGGGTTGAACAACTGCACGCTGCCGGGCATCGACTTGGCGGCGGTGGCGGCCAGCCCCGCCCGCTGCACCAGGGTCGCCGGATCACTGCCGTGCTCCGGATGAATCGCCACCCCGACGGCCGTGTCGACGTCGAGGGTCAGGGCGCCGAACACCATCTGGTCGTGGGTCTGCTCACGCAACTCGGTCGCCAGCGCGAGCGCCGCCTCCGCGCTCTCGGCCCGCAGGGTCACCACGAACTCGTCGCCGCCGATCCGCCCCACGAGCGCAGCCGACGGCGACGACGACCGCAGCCGGGCCGCCACCTCGACCAGCACCCGGTCGCCGGCCGCGTGCCCGAGGGACTCGTTGACCTGACGCAGCGCGTCGACGTCGAACAGGAGGACCGCCACCACCTCGTCGGGGGCGCAGACCTGGACGGCCTCCTCCAGGGCGCCGAGAACCCGCTTCCGGTTGGGCAGGGCGGTGAGCCCGTCGTGGTAGGCGTCGTATCGCAACCGGTCGACCAGCCGGGAGTTCTCCAGCGCGATCGCGGCGTGCGCGGCGATCGTCTCGAAGATCGGCACATCGCCGGGCATGAAGTGGGAGGTCTCGCCGAGCCGGTTGACCACCTCCAGCGAGCCGATGACAGCCTGGCCGGACCGCAGCGGCACGACGATGACGTCCTTGACGCCGTCCGCCTCCCGCAGGCCGGTCCGCAGTTCCTCGTCGCCGCCGAGCCGGCTGCCGACCGCCACCGTCTTCTTCGCCTTGATCGCCCGGGCCCGGGCGACCGCCGGCGTACGCGCCAGGTCGAGCAGTCCCGGATCGTCGACTCGGGCGGTCAGCAGCACCTCGGGGTGCCGGCCCTGCGCCGGCAGCCACAACGTCGCGTATTCGGCCTGCATGAGGACGCGTACGCGGCCGAGCAGCGAGTCGGCGAGCGTGCCGTCCTGGCCGCTCTCGCTCATCGCCCGGGTGAGGTCGTACATGTCGGCGAGGGTGCGGTGCTGGCGGAAGAACTGCGCGTACGACCGGTAGACCAGGCCGAGCGCGCCCGTCAGCACGACGACCAGCACGATCGCCCACCAGGTGGTTTCCAGGGCGATGAGGACGACCAGGCCGAGCGACACGTTGATCGCGGCGGTGACCAGCGTCGGCGCGGCGGTGCGGACGACCTCCAGCCCGGCCTGCGAACCCTGCACGATCGTGATGACCCCGATCACGGCGGCGAGCCCGACCAGAGTGTGGGTGCTCACCACGGCGAACAGGATTCCCCAGGTGCCGGGTCCGACGCCCTCGATCGGCGGGAAGGCGTAGAGCACCAGCCCGGCCAACGACGTCGCGGCCGCCTCTTTGGCGACGTTGAACCAGAGTTTCGCCGGGCCGACCCGGCGCCGGATCTGGGTGACGAGGGCGGCCAGGGTGGCGATCACCACCACCGTCAGCGGGCGGAAGTAGAACAGTGCCAGAACCAGTGAGATCTCGGTCAGCGTCAACACGAACGCCTGGCGGCGGATCACGAAATGGAGGTTCGGGATCGCCACCGCCACCATGACGGCGAGTAGAACGAGGGCGAAAAACAGTTCGCTTCCGGCATCCCGGGCGACTCGCCCCGCCTCTTGGCCATCGATCAGCCCGAGCGCCGTCGACATCACCACAGCAAGAAGTGCCAGCGGCCCCGTGATCAACCAGGCGTGGTCAGGGGAACGCCGGGGTGACGGCTGGGGCCTTGGCATCCGGCTCCTTCGCCACTCGCACCGAATTGTCCGCGCGGGCGCGGGTTACGGTGCGACGGTGAGATTCTGAGGCGTGGTGGGGGCGTCGACGATGACCGTGTCGGTGACCTTCGCCCAGTCGTAGCCGGCCCAGTCGTAGCCAGCCTGTGGCCTGGTGGCGAGCTGGGCACCCACGATGCCACCGACGAGCGCGACGAGCGCCAAGCCCGAGCCGATCCGACGGCCCGACCATTTTGCACGCATCTACTGCTCCTATCGAAACGGCCGAGGAAGGTGAGGGTTCCATGATGGTGCCACAGCCTGGTGAACCGGCAAAGCCGTTGTGCGGCGTCAACCGAACAGTGCGTCGAACTTTAACCGTTCGGCAGCGTGGATGACCCGCCCGGACGCAACGTACGAGGTCCGCTGGCCGCCGGCGCTGATTCGTGGTTCGTCCAATAAGACCTCTCAGTCAAACCTCTGCCGGTCTGACAAACGACACCTTTCGGATTTTAGTCTCTGTCGAACCGTCGTGCTGGATTTCGCCCGTGGTCCACATGGGTGGCCGACGGGCGGACATCGCCGGACCCGCGCCAAATATTTCGACACTCACCTATGTAACATGCCGCGGCCCCGGCGGCCCAGGGCCCAAAGTCCCCACCCTGGCGACAGGGTCGGGACCCGGGCCACGGGGGCACGGACCGCCCCCACTGCCGCCCGGCGATCCACGACCGGACCACCACCGCCGCGACAACACGACACCGGCCGCGGTCGTCCCGATCTCCGGTCCAGCGGCCCGCGGCACCCGCGCCCCGGGCCGGACCAACGACAACGGCCCTTGTCCAACTGGACAAGGGCCGTTGTCTACTGCTGTGGCGGGTAGAGGATTCGAACCTCTGTAGCTTTCGCGACGGATTTACAGTGTGCGCCGCATCCGGGGTGTCATACCGGCCCTGACCAGGCGCTTCTTCTCAGTCAGGTCGACATCGCCGGGGTTGTTCCCGTGATGTTCCCGTGGCGGGAACACTCACCCCAGCGCGTCCCCGATGCGGTTGTTCACCCCGTCCTCTCCCCCGTCGAGGCAGTTCGCGTAGACCCGCAGCAGGACCGCGACGCTGTGCCCGAGCCGCCGGGCGACCTCGGTAGCCGGCACACCCGCGTTCAGCCAGAGCGAAGCGGCAGCGTGACGCAGGTCGTACGGACGGCGAGCCAGCGGAGATGCCACCTGGGCGGAGGTGAACGCCTGGACCCGGGCGAGCTTCCACCACCGGTCATAGACCGACTCCGACAGCGGCCCGCCGTGCAGGCCCCGGAACAGCCGGCCGTCCGGTGCCGTGTCGTGCTTCGCGACGTGCTTGTGCAGCAGCGCGACGAGTTGCGGCGGGATCGGCACCGGGCGGGTATCGGTGCGTGCCCGATGCTTGAGCCCGCGCCGCTCGTGCGCCTGGCCGTCGTCCGTCCAGGCGGTACCGGACCGGGGGGCGGTCTCGGCGAGGATGATGCGCCCCCACCCGTATTCGATCTTCTCGTGTCGGCAGGCGCCGACGGGTGCGGCGGTCACATCGGGAAGGTCAGCATCACAGTCGATGCAGCGGCCAGGCAGCACGCAGTCAGCGCGGCGAAGGTCGGCCGCCTCCGACGGACGGGTACCGGCGTAGTAAAGGCAACCGAAGAAGGCGGTGAGCCGTGAGGCCCGGTTGCCGAGTCCCTCCAGCGCTTCGAGAAGCGAGGCGACCTGAACCGGGTTGGCGACCACCCGACGATCGATCGCCGTGGCGACCTCGGGCGCGGTCCACTGAATCCGGTCGATCGGGTTGGCGTCGAGGTAGCCAAGCTCGACCGCGTACCCGATCGCGTTGTAGAAGATCGCCCGCTTGCGACGAATCGTGCTGGCAGCAGCGGCCTTGCCGTCGAGCCGAACGCAGAGACCATCCAGGACCCGACGGACCTTCGCCACGTCTTCCAGCTCGACCACGGGCAGCGACGCCTGTTCCAGCCAGGTCAGGGCCTCAGCCTGGGCAGACGACGGTTCGTCCGACCACCGGCGCGGATTCAGCGCGTAGTTATATAGAGCCTCGCGCAGCACGTCGTTAGCCGGCCGCCCACGCCGACCCGGACGGGTCAGCAGCAGCGTCACATCGGTCAAAGCCTCCACCGTGCCACGACGCGACTTCGCGGCGAGCCGGGGCCACTTGCGTTCCATGTAAGCGCGAACGTGCCCATACCACGTAGTGGCGTTTCGGGCGCGCACCTCAGCCAGTGGCCGACCAGTCTCCGTGTCGAACGGTTGACCGTCGTTGGCCGCCTTGACCAGCTCGGATCGGAACGAGTTGGCAAGCGCCTTCTTCTGGAACAGCTCCTCGAACGGCTTGGACGCACCCTCCACGGTCCAGCGAACCCGGTACCAAGTCTTTCCCCGGATGGCGCGCTTACCGATCTCCCAGATCCGAACCTCGAAGCTCTTCACGCGGCCTCGCTCTCCAGATCGGTCAACCACGCCTCCAGCACCGAGCGGCGTACGCGCAGCTCACCGTTGGGAAGCTTGAAGACACGCGGAGCCCTGCCGGTCTGACGCCACAGGTACCAAGTCGATCGAGGCACCCGCAGTTCCTCCAGCACTTCAGGCACGGTCAGCAGGCTGTCACCGGCACCCATCGCGATCAGTCCTTTCTTGTCTGTCGTGCTGATCGGATGCGGTCCCCGATCGCGGTGGCGAGTTCGAGTTGTTCGCGGGTGTCGTAGCCGATGCCGAGGATCTGCCAGTCGTTGACGACCAGGACGTCGGTGTCTTCGGGCAGCCCGGCCTCGGTGAGCGCCGCTTGGAGCTGGTGGGCGCGGCGTTCGGCCCGCAGGTTCTTGAAGGTGGTGCTGTAGATGCGGGACTTGGTGAGGAAGTGGCCTCGGAAGCCGAGCATGTGTGCCCAGTGGCGGAGCTTGAGGTCGGCGTACTGGTCGAGTCCGCCGAGGTTCCAGGCGGTCTGGATCATGGCTCGGTGGTGAGCGGACACCCGCAGTTGATTGATGTGCATCTGAGAGCGGATGCGCCGGTCTCCGGTTTCGGTGGCGCCGGTGCCCTTGGTGGCGTACTTGGCGACGTAGCCGGCGAGCCGGGCGTCACTGACGACCTGGTCCCCGTCGTCGTCGCCGTCGTTGATGTCGATGTCGGTGGTGGTGATGTCCTTGACGTCGACCTGGGCGCCCCAACCGAGGGGCAGCGCCGTGCCGTCGGGACGGGCGCTGTCGACCCGGACGGAGGAAGCCGCGGTGCGTACCGCGTCGGCCAACACGTCGGGGGTGAGCCATACCGGGGGCGACGAATCCGGACCGGACGGGCCGTCAGCGCGAACCACCGCGTGGAAGTGGACCAGGCCCCGCCGTTGGTACTCGGCAACTTTGGCGTAGGAGATCCGCAGGTGTGCCCCGGATGCCCGGACGGTGAGGCCGCCAGCGGCAGCGACCGCCCGGCGTAGCGCGATGGTGAACCGGTGCCAGAGTTGGCCGCTGTGTGCCTGCCACAGGACCGCGCCGGTGTAGTCGTAGGTGTCGGGGTCGATCGGGCTGCCAAGGAGCGGATGCCCGTCCGGGTGCCAGCGACCGCAGCCACAGGGGCGTTTGCCGGGCCGGTTGTGGACCGGGCCGAAGGACGGTGCGGTGAGGGTGACGAACAGACGCGTGGATGCCGCCACGGTGGCGGGGATGCCCTTGCCGCCGGCCATGCCCGCGTGGATGAGGTGCCAGGCGTCGGCGGCGTACCGGTCGGCGCAGGTCGGGCAGACGGCCGCCCGACGGGTACCGCAGGAGGCCCAGACCCGACCGGACCGGGAGGCGATCAGTTGGCCGGTGGCCGCGTGCTGGGCCTCCCACTTGCCGATCAGGCGGACCGGCTGGAGGCAGCCCTTGACGCTTTCGACGCCGGCCCGCCATTCCTTGTAGGCGGGAGTACGCATCCACTGGGCGAGCGCTGCCTCACCGTCGTATGCCAGACGGTCAGGTGGTGACATGGGGGTTTCCCTCCGAAGACGGGCCTGCCGTGCCCCGGAGCAGGAGCACGGCAGGCCAGAGCGAGCGAGAGAAGGTCGTCAGGCGGTGACCGGGGTGAGCCGGTCGACTACCCGTGTTGCGATCGACAGCGGCAGGCGGGTGGCGCGTTGGATGTCGACGGCCGTCACCGGGGCGATGGAGTCCGCGACGAGTTGCCGGATCTGTGCCTGCATAGCGACCGGGATGCCGAGCCCATCCAGTTCCACCGACGCGGCCGGGGTTTCCACCCGAGCAGCCGGGGCCTCGACCACGGCGGCCGGTGGCGGGGGTAGGAAGACCGTCGGGGCTTCCACTGGGGCGGCCGGGGGCGGGGGCGCGAAGACCGTCGGGGCTTTGACCGGGGTGGTCGGGGCCGGCGGGGTGGTTTCGGGCTTGCTCGTCTCGGGGTTGGTCAGGGTGATGGCCCGGCGTGCCTGGGTGCAGCGCGCCTGGACGACCGGCATGACCTCGGCCAGGAAGAACACCAGGACCGGGACCATGATGTGCGCGGCGAGCATGCCCGCGCTGATACCGCCGTCGCGGGGGAACAGTGCCGGTACGACGTTCATGACCAGGGTGGAGCCGAGCAGGAACCGCTTGAGCCAGTCGACCGCCCGGGAGTCGATGTCGATCCCCCGGGCGATCATCGCGGCTTCCCAGCGCAGGACCGTGATGAGGATCCCGACCAGACATGGCTCGACTCCCCAGCAGCCCCACCAGACCGGATCGGCCGGGGTGAGGTGCCCGGCGAGGAAGTCCTGAACGCCGGTCGTGGTGAAGACCGAGCCGATTGCCAGGAACAGCCACAGCGACCGGGTGACGCTCACCCGAAGCCGCTCGATCTCCACGATGTCCAGCGCGGTGTCCTGCTCCAGGTCGTGAAGCTGCCGCGCCACATCGAGGCGGCGGGACAGCTTGCGGACCGGTCGGGGCTGCTTGGCCATGTTGGTCACGCCTTCCCCGCGTGGGCCAGTTCCGACACCGGCCAACCGGCGACCCGGACCAGCTCGGCGATGTCGGTGTCGTCGCAGTACGCCGCCCGCACGCGCATCGGGGTTCGGGACCGCTGCTTGACGACGAAGCCGATACCGGCCGACTCGGGCACGTTCGGGATCTCGTCAGCGAGGGCACCGCGCCGGCGCATGTCATCACCGAGGACCATGTCGACGTGCCCCGCCGTGGTGGCCCGCAGGCATACCCGCAGGGAGAACAGGTCCCGCTGCGGGATGACGTCCTTGGTCGGTTCCTGGAGAGCGCCGATCACGCTGCCGCCCAGCGCGCGGGCCTGGGACAGGATCAGTGGAAGAGCCGCCTGGGCGCCGCGGGTCAGCGACCGGTCCCCGTAGCCGGTCACCGCGCCCAGCTCGTCGATGACCAGGACGTCGAGCGGGGTTTCCCGCGACATGCGGAAGGTCCGCCGGCCCTGCTCCGCCAAGACCTGCTTGCGTTCCTGCATGGTGGTCCAGAAGCCCTGGATGACCTCCACGATGTCCCCGTCGGACTCCGCGTACCGGTGTGACACCGGCCGCAGAGCGTTGAGTTCGGTTCCCTTGGGGTTGACCACGTGCAGGCGGACCAGGCCGTCACGGATCAGCGGCGCGCAGGCCCGAAGCGCCATCCAGGTGACCGAGTTCTTCCCCGAACCGGTCGCACCCGAGACCATCCAGTGCTGCCCGACCAGCGGCGCGAACCAGTCGTCACCGTGCTCGGTCTCCCCGAGGAAGACGCGAGACAGGTCGACGGCGTCGGAGTCGGCCGGGATGTCCGGCGGGACGATCACCTGGGTGAACGGCTCGCTGCGCTGGACGATCAGGGCGATCACCTGCGGGCGTACCCGCTCGACTCCGACCCGTTCCGCCTTCAGTGCCACGGCCAGGGCGTCGGCGGCCTCCTCCCACTGCTTCGGCGTCTGCCCCAGCAGCAGCCGGACGTAGACCGTCTCGGTCGACGGGGAGTGGCTACGGACCCGGATGATCCGGGGAACGTTCACCATCCCCGTGGTCCGGTGCACCGTGATCAGGTTGCACGCCTCCGTGACCCGGCTCCACCACGGCCCGAGGTAGGTCCGCGACAGCCACCGGCGACGCACCGCCCGCAGCCGGGGAGCCGCCATCCGCGACCACGAGTCCGGGTGCCCCCGGTACCAACCCACGCCGGCCGCCACCGCACCCGCCAGCACACCACCGGTGGTCACCGGTCCGAACTGGACGGACGCCGCAGTCAGAGCGGCGGGCACCGCCACGAAGCCCGGGTGCCGCGCGGCCCAACCCGCTACCCGCCATTCCCACCCCTGAGTACGCTTACCCATCTCCCGCACCTACCCTCACTAATGGAGTTGTTTAATTCGTCGTGTCGTGTTTTTGAGAAAGGCAAGGCCCGGATCGGATTAGTGATCCGGGCCTTACCGTTTGAATGTCTGTCAGCGCGTGGCGTTGAACAACTGCTTCGCGCGACTGGTCGCCTTCTCCGCTTCGCGCGTCTCTTCCAGCCACGGGCCGGCCTCTTCGAGCAGGACCAGGAGCACCGCCACCGACCGGCGAAGTTCGTCGTAGTGGCGCATGTACCGCTGCCGCTCCGGCATTCCCTTCATCGACCCGCGCATCAGCCGCATGGCCTTGTCGATCCCGTCATAGGTATCGGTCACCTGGTAAGACATCAACCCACCTTCCAAGGCTTCGCGACCAAATCGGCCTCGAACGTCTTCACCCGCACGTGGAACGCCCGCAGCGTCTCCACCGCCTGCTTGTGCGCGTCCTCCAGGTCCTCGATCCGAGCCGTGTACAGGTACAGCGTTCCCGGCGGCGGCTCACAGGACTTGATCAGGCTCTTCGCCCCGTCCAGCAGCATCGCCAAGCCCTGGACGTTGCCCATCAGCGCCTCGTACCGACTCCGGCCCGTCAACGACTTCACGACCTCCGGAACCAGATCCATAACTCCCCTTCCGTTCTCCTCCGTGCGGCTTGCTCGCCGTCATCGGTGAGCACCACCCACCCCCGGAACGAAAGACCCGAAGGGCGGATAGAAACCACCGACCGGCGACTACTCCCGACCGGACAACCGCCACACACGCCGCCACCGCCGAGTTTCACGACGGATCAGACCCACGTTGATCGAAACCGAAATCAGCAAGAGCCCCGAAACAATCAGGTCGAAATTCGACACAAGAATCTCCTTTCAATTCTTGATGAATTCTCAATCGCAGATCAAAGCGAATCAAAAAGGCATCTTCAGGCAAGGTTGTATCCACTGTGGAATTCTCAACGAACAATCTGCCGAGGATCCGACCGCATGGGCCGCATTGCCACCGGCATAAGCGCCCCGACCCGACTCGAACGGGTCACCCACCAGAAAAGGGGCGGGGCCGAAGACTTCTACGCGGCCAGAGACACCCTGGCCCGGCCGTCCACACCGGACACATGGCTGGTGGGTCGGGCCTGGTCACGACGGCGACCGGTGTCGCTGCCGGCGGCCGGTGGCACAGCGGTGGTGATCGCGGTGACCGTCCGGTTCGCCCGAGCCGCGTACATGGCGGCATCGGCAGCGCTCAGCCACGCACCGATCGAGTGGCCAGGACCGGCCAGGGTGGCGCCGATGGTGGCACCGACCGCGAGGCTTCCACCCTCGTACGACGCCGGAGTGGTGACGCGAGCATGGATACGCGGCAGCCAGCCCGCGAGCCACCCGTCAGCGTCAGCGCCACCAGACGCGGGACCGGTGGTGACGATGGCGAACTCGTCCCCGCCGAGTCGAGCAGCGATCCCCGCAGGTCCCGCGATCCCCCGAAGCCGCGCCGCAACCACGGTCAGGATGTGATCCCCCGCGTCGTGACCGTGCCGATCGTTGACCGCCTTGAAACCGACGAGGTCGACCAGGGCGACGACGACCGGCCGCCCCGCCTGGTAAGCAGTGGCGATGAACCGGTCAGCCGCCTGAGTCAGCCCAGCCCGGTTCGCGATCCCGGTAAGCGGATCAGTGGCAGCCGCCCGCCGAGTCGCAGCGAGTTCGGCCCGAAGAGAGCGGCGCGCCGTGAGGTAGCCGGCGGTACCGGCCAGCGCGACGACAGCGGCGGTAATCGAGTGGCGCCGGAGGGGAGACACACCAAATCCTTTCGTCACTGTGCGTAACCGTGTTTGGGCATGTGGAACCGCGCCGGGAGACCCGACGCCGTGGCGCCTATCAGATGTAGAGCGAGGAGTGAGGCCAGCACACGGGCCGAACCTCTCGGGGCGTAGCGACCTCACCCCTCGCAAGCAGGAATGCCGCTCAGCGAGCGGTCTTGAGCCCCTGCGCCTTCCAGGTCAGACCCGACCGCCCGTCCCGCTCCCAGTGCGACACCGTCGGCCCGATCAGCTCCACCAACTCCCCCTCCTCGACCTGGCCCGGGTCCATGGTCAGGGTGATCTTCAGCTCCTCACCCTTGCCCCGGTAGCCGTCCTCGGTCGCGACCGGCTTCGCGAACACCGCCACCGTGAACAGCGGGTCACTCGTGCCGTACGCCGTACTCACCCTCCCCTCCTGATCCGTCTTCACCGACGGCTCCTCCACCACCCGCAGCTTGTAGCCGGACAGGTTCACAGGGATGTTCCGCATGTCGCCTCGTTCTCCTTTGCTGCTCATGCTTGTGTCGTTCGCGCCCGATCGGGCACTTAAGCTCCTGACCAACCTCGCTGCCCGATGTAACAGAGCGGATCAGCTTGGAACAGAGGCTAACAGTTTGATTCAGTCTGCGTCAACAGATACAATCAGTTTCACGAAAAAGGCCCGTGACCTGCGGAAACACCGCCGTGCGGAGTTGGCTCGAACCCGACGCCCGCAGGCCATGCGAGACGAGGAGCCCGATGACCACCCAGCCGGACCCACGGGACGAGTTGCAGCGGGGAACGAGTGCGCTCGTCATCGCCCAGACCATCCGGAACGACATTCAGTCCGGCCGGTTGGCCCACGGGCGGCAACTGCCTGGCACCAGGGCTCTTGCTGAGTCCTGGAACACCAGCGTCGCCACAATCAATCGAGCGATGGGGATCCTTGCCGAGGAAGGGCTAGTCATAAACCGTGCCCGGTCGAGTCGGATCGTCCACAACCCTGCTGGCGCCCCGAGCAAGGCAGGTCCCCGGATAATCCTTATTGGAGGCTATCCCGGCTCAGGGAAGACGGAACTTGGCCGCATTATCGCTCGCCAAACGGGCTGGGCAATTCTCGACAAGGACACTACAACTCGGCCGGTGGTTGAAGCGGCGCTAGAGCGTCTGGGGCAATCCCCACATGATCGGGAGTCAGAAACCTACTTGACGGCTATCCGACCTGCCGAGTACGAAGCCCTGATTGCCGCTCTGACCGAGAATTTGCAGTGCGGGGTATCGGTCATCGTGACAGCGCCTTTCGTTAAAGAACTCCGCGACGAAGCATGGTGTGACCGGTTGGCAGCCACAGTGACGACCCATGGCGGAACCCTCCAAGTCATCTGGGTGCGATGCGACCCTGACACCATGCACACCTACATCCGTCGCCGTGGCGCTGCCCGAGACGATTACAAGCTTGCGCACTGGACCAAGTATGTAAAGGGCCTCGAATTCGTGTTCGAGCCGAGAATTCCGTACGTAAGTGTCGACAACTCCGCAGGCGCCAGGCCACTACAGGAGCAGGCAAAAGGTTTGCTAAGCGAGATGGCTGTGGCGTGAGAAGGGGGCTGATCCTCTATGGTGCGCCCGCTACCGGCAAGGACACGGTTACCGCCGAACTCGTTAACCGAGAGCCCCGCCTGGAGCACTTTAGGCGATTGAAGCTCGGCCGTGGGAGGACCAGCGGCTATCGAATGATCGATCCGCGCCAGGCTAATGACCTGCGTCGCAGAGTGGACGCGATTCTTTGGGAAAACAGCCGATACGGCGCAACGTACCTTGTCGATCGCCCTGGGCTTGAACAGGTATGGGATGCGAATCGAGTACCGGTTATACATCTAGGCCAGGTCGAAGCCGTCGAAGCAATAACCGGCGATAGGGGAACCGGGGCGGCATGGACCGTTGTCGAGCTGTACTGCCGACCTGCCGTACTCCGTGACCGTATCCGGTTTCGGGCCACTGGGGACGAAGAGCAACGATTTGCGGTCATCGAGCAGACGCCTCGTTTGCCCAACGCGGACATCAGGATCGACACCGAGTCTGTCACCGCAGCCGTAGCAGCAACGATGATTGCTCAGCACATGCGGATTTATTTGTAGCCTCGCCTGAACTGGCGTCGCTATGGCTAAAGCGTAGTGTGTTCAAACTTTCTTTACTTGGTCAAGGGCGGGCCTTCGGCCCGCCGCCGTGACGCGCCGGGGCGCGCGTGCGGCCTGGCGGCCGGTCACGCCCCGGCGCACGGCACGACATGGGA is a window from the Polymorphospora rubra genome containing:
- a CDS encoding AAA family ATPase, with amino-acid sequence MTTQPDPRDELQRGTSALVIAQTIRNDIQSGRLAHGRQLPGTRALAESWNTSVATINRAMGILAEEGLVINRARSSRIVHNPAGAPSKAGPRIILIGGYPGSGKTELGRIIARQTGWAILDKDTTTRPVVEAALERLGQSPHDRESETYLTAIRPAEYEALIAALTENLQCGVSVIVTAPFVKELRDEAWCDRLAATVTTHGGTLQVIWVRCDPDTMHTYIRRRGAARDDYKLAHWTKYVKGLEFVFEPRIPYVSVDNSAGARPLQEQAKGLLSEMAVA
- a CDS encoding GGDEF domain-containing protein; translation: MSPLRRHSITAAVVALAGTAGYLTARRSLRAELAATRRAAATDPLTGIANRAGLTQAADRFIATAYQAGRPVVVALVDLVGFKAVNDRHGHDAGDHILTVVAARLRGIAGPAGIAARLGGDEFAIVTTGPASGGADADGWLAGWLPRIHARVTTPASYEGGSLAVGATIGATLAGPGHSIGAWLSAADAAMYAARANRTVTAITTAVPPAAGSDTGRRRDQARPTSHVSGVDGRARVSLAA
- a CDS encoding kinase, coding for MRRGLILYGAPATGKDTVTAELVNREPRLEHFRRLKLGRGRTSGYRMIDPRQANDLRRRVDAILWENSRYGATYLVDRPGLEQVWDANRVPVIHLGQVEAVEAITGDRGTGAAWTVVELYCRPAVLRDRIRFRATGDEEQRFAVIEQTPRLPNADIRIDTESVTAAVAATMIAQHMRIYL